From the genome of Hymenobacter sp. PAMC 26628, one region includes:
- a CDS encoding serine hydrolase domain-containing protein has translation MLKNLLLAILLTLGLGAPAGAQPGIPPMRTLAQLQDSLRAVMAREHIPGLMLTLVSHDSVLFEGGLGLADVATQRPVTAHTRFRIGSITKTFVAAGLMQLIEQGKLHLNDEVHKIAPEIPIDNPWEATDPVRVVHLLEHTAGFDDMGINHFQNTTPTDPRGPAALAIFRNELRCRWRPGERMSYANPGYQVAGYLLEKFSGQPYEQYLTAHFLRPLAMPDASPALHITPGPGMSRGYSYADGRYQSLPLLPIYLGPAGSMSASAADMTQWVKFFLHEGRTPDGRALLQPASLRELETVHTTLASRAGLPAGYGLANWPLGLQGKALFRGHSGGMAGFISAFGYNRELGMGYAFSNNGGQRAPKLEQLVQAFLLRQLPTRGPSPAVPLDAAAVAPYLGHYRSAAPRQELTGLADYLAGGANLRRQGNLLLLEPLIGKADTLMPTGPLTFRHPNEQTATTVLTQDKEGRRVLITTLPTAQADYALAAGFWWWLPPALLALSVLLITTSSLAALVGLVRVLRRKLPRAQLLPRLLPLLATSALVATAGALTSLVEHLTTDGHLSLVSSVAASLGPLVFVAFIIAGAVLTVRYFKRFRRPAVAWYLLLTYGALGWLAAVLGAYGWMSLRLWTV, from the coding sequence ATGCTGAAAAACCTACTGCTCGCTATTCTTTTAACCCTGGGGCTGGGGGCCCCGGCCGGGGCCCAGCCGGGCATTCCGCCCATGCGCACGCTGGCGCAGCTCCAGGATTCGCTGCGGGCCGTGATGGCCCGCGAGCACATTCCGGGGCTAATGCTCACGCTGGTCAGCCACGACTCGGTGCTGTTCGAAGGCGGCCTGGGGCTGGCCGACGTGGCCACCCAGCGGCCCGTGACGGCGCACACGCGCTTCCGCATCGGCTCCATCACGAAGACGTTCGTGGCCGCCGGCCTCATGCAGCTCATCGAGCAGGGCAAGCTGCATTTGAACGACGAGGTGCATAAAATCGCGCCCGAAATCCCCATCGACAACCCCTGGGAAGCGACCGACCCGGTGCGCGTGGTGCACCTGCTTGAGCACACCGCCGGCTTCGACGACATGGGCATCAACCACTTTCAAAATACCACGCCCACCGACCCGCGCGGGCCGGCCGCCCTGGCGATATTCCGAAACGAGCTGCGCTGCCGCTGGCGGCCCGGCGAGCGCATGAGCTACGCCAACCCCGGCTACCAGGTGGCGGGCTACCTGCTCGAAAAGTTCAGCGGCCAGCCCTACGAGCAGTACCTCACTGCGCACTTTTTGCGCCCGCTGGCCATGCCTGATGCCAGCCCGGCGCTGCACATCACCCCCGGCCCCGGCATGTCGCGGGGCTACAGCTACGCCGATGGGCGTTACCAGTCCCTCCCCCTTCTGCCCATCTACCTCGGCCCGGCCGGTTCGATGAGTGCCTCGGCGGCCGACATGACGCAGTGGGTGAAGTTTTTTCTGCACGAGGGCCGCACCCCGGATGGCCGCGCCCTGCTCCAGCCCGCCAGCCTGCGCGAGCTGGAAACCGTGCACACGACCCTGGCCAGCCGCGCCGGCCTGCCCGCCGGCTATGGCTTGGCCAACTGGCCCCTTGGCTTGCAGGGCAAAGCGCTTTTCCGGGGGCACAGCGGCGGCATGGCCGGGTTTATCAGCGCCTTCGGCTACAACCGCGAGCTGGGCATGGGCTATGCTTTCTCGAACAACGGCGGACAGCGCGCCCCGAAGCTGGAACAACTGGTGCAAGCATTTTTGCTGCGGCAGCTGCCCACGCGCGGGCCGTCGCCCGCGGTGCCGCTCGATGCCGCGGCCGTGGCGCCCTACCTCGGCCATTACCGGAGCGCCGCGCCCCGCCAAGAGCTGACCGGCCTTGCCGACTATCTGGCCGGTGGCGCCAATCTGCGCCGGCAAGGAAATCTACTGCTGCTGGAGCCCCTCATTGGCAAGGCCGACACCCTGATGCCCACCGGCCCGCTCACCTTCCGCCACCCGAATGAGCAAACGGCCACCACCGTGCTCACGCAAGACAAAGAAGGCCGGCGGGTACTGATAACCACACTGCCAACAGCGCAAGCTGATTATGCGTTGGCGGCGGGGTTCTGGTGGTGGCTGCCCCCGGCCTTGCTGGCCCTCTCCGTGCTACTAATTACCACCAGCAGCCTGGCCGCGCTGGTGGGCCTAGTGCGGGTATTGCGCCGCAAGCTTCCGCGGGCGCAGCTATTGCCCCGTCTGCTGCCCTTGCTAGCTACGAGTGCACTGGTGGCCACAGCAGGTGCCCTTACCAGCCTTGTCGAGCACCTCACGACGGACGGCCATCTGAGCTTGGTGTCCTCCGTGGCCGCTTCGCTGGGGCCACTCGTGTTCGTGGCCTTTATCATCGCCGGCGCGGTGCTCACGGTGCGGTACTTCAAGCGGTTCCGCCGCCCGGCGGTGGCCTGGTACCTGCTGCTCACCTACGGGGCCCTGGGCTGGCTGGCCGCGGTGCTGGGCGCTTATGGCTGGATGAGCCTGCGCCTCTGGACGGTGTAA
- a CDS encoding SGNH/GDSL hydrolase family protein produces the protein MYTPAPTPAPVVPSTTYLALGDSYTIGEGAAEADRWPVQLAKLAQQTGLGVQAPDIIARTGWTTAELQGAIQASGNHRTDYGLVSLLIGVNNQYRGQTQALYRTEFRQLLATAEQFADGRAGHVVVLSIPDWGQTPFAKGRDQDRIGIEIDQFNAVARDECRQAGIAYVDITFFTRSAAGDASQFTTDGLHYTGPQMRLWAQQALPVVQGLLK, from the coding sequence ATGTACACTCCTGCTCCAACTCCGGCCCCGGTCGTCCCCAGCACCACCTACCTGGCCTTGGGCGATTCGTACACCATCGGCGAAGGTGCGGCCGAAGCCGACCGCTGGCCCGTGCAGCTGGCTAAATTGGCGCAGCAAACCGGGCTGGGTGTGCAAGCGCCCGACATCATTGCCCGCACCGGCTGGACCACCGCTGAGCTGCAAGGGGCCATCCAAGCCAGTGGCAACCACCGCACCGATTACGGATTGGTGTCGCTGCTGATTGGCGTCAACAACCAGTACCGCGGCCAAACCCAGGCCCTGTACCGTACCGAGTTCCGGCAGCTGCTGGCCACGGCGGAGCAGTTTGCCGACGGGCGGGCGGGGCACGTGGTGGTGCTTTCGATTCCCGACTGGGGCCAAACGCCCTTCGCCAAAGGCCGCGACCAGGACCGGATTGGCATCGAAATTGACCAGTTTAACGCCGTTGCCCGCGACGAGTGCCGCCAGGCCGGCATCGCCTACGTCGACATTACGTTCTTCACCCGGTCCGCCGCCGGCGACGCCAGCCAGTTCACTACCGACGGCCTGCACTACACGGGGCCCCAAATGCGCCTGTGGGCCCAGCAGGCGCTGCCCGTGGTGCAGGGGTTGCTGAAATGA
- a CDS encoding maleylpyruvate isomerase N-terminal domain-containing protein: MERPPAPPPIDVLPLFPVLDRLLLELLRGLAPADWQRPTRARQWAVKDVAAHLLDGNLRTLSMLRDGYYGEPPGAITSYADLLAYLNRLNAEWVAAARRLSPVVLIDWLAASGAEYAQFLATLDPGAPAAFAVALAGETESPNWFHVARDYTEKWHHQQQIREAVGQTAALLTPELFRPFLETVVRGLPHAYRAVAAPVGTLVQVAVQGPSGGTWRLARGPGAWQLLDASALAGAPAAAVALPPATAWQLFTKGLAPAAARAQAEIIGDERLALPVLQLVAVMA, from the coding sequence GTGGAACGTCCGCCCGCCCCGCCGCCCATCGACGTGCTGCCACTATTTCCGGTGCTGGACCGGCTGCTGCTGGAGCTGCTGCGTGGCCTGGCCCCGGCCGACTGGCAGCGCCCCACGCGGGCCCGGCAGTGGGCGGTGAAGGACGTGGCCGCCCACCTGCTCGACGGCAACCTGCGCACGCTCTCCATGTTGCGCGACGGCTACTACGGCGAGCCGCCGGGCGCAATCACTTCCTACGCCGACCTGCTGGCCTACCTCAACCGCCTGAACGCCGAGTGGGTAGCGGCCGCCCGCCGCCTGAGTCCGGTCGTGCTCATCGACTGGCTGGCCGCGTCGGGAGCCGAGTACGCGCAGTTCCTGGCCACGCTCGACCCCGGGGCCCCGGCGGCCTTTGCCGTGGCCTTGGCCGGCGAAACCGAGTCGCCCAACTGGTTTCACGTCGCCCGCGACTACACCGAGAAGTGGCACCACCAGCAGCAAATCCGCGAGGCCGTGGGACAAACCGCCGCTTTGCTGACGCCGGAACTGTTCCGGCCCTTCCTCGAAACCGTGGTGCGCGGCCTGCCGCACGCCTACCGCGCCGTGGCAGCGCCCGTGGGTACCTTGGTGCAGGTAGCGGTGCAGGGCCCCAGCGGCGGCACGTGGCGGCTGGCGCGGGGCCCCGGCGCCTGGCAGCTGCTTGATGCCAGCGCCCTGGCCGGGGCCCCCGCCGCCGCGGTGGCGCTGCCGCCCGCCACGGCATGGCAGCTGTTCACCAAAGGGCTGGCTCCGGCGGCGGCCCGGGCGCAAGCAGAAATAATTGGTGACGAACGGCTTGCCCTGCCGGTATTGCAGCTGGTGGCCGTGATGGCCTAG
- a CDS encoding cystathionine gamma-synthase, giving the protein MKFATKAIHAGVHPDPATGAIMTPIYQTSTYVQSSPGKNMGFEYSRTHNPTRTQLQDALAALDDGRHGLAFASGMAAIDCVMKLLKPGDELISTDDLYGGSYRLFTKVYEPLGIVCHFVPMRDLAAVREKISPRTKLIWVETPTNPLLNVIDIAGVAAIAKEAGALLAVDNTFSTPYLQLPLALGADISVYSLTKYMAGHSDTVMGALVFNSDELLERLSFYQNACGGTPGPQDCFLVLRGLKTLHLRMQRHCENGRAVAEYLRQHPKVEHVYWPGFETHPNHAVAARQMRDFGGMISFVLKGDKKEDAIAVLEKFKLFTLAESLGGVESLSGHPATMTHASIPPEQRRKAGLSDSLIRLSVGIEDAEDLIEDLAQAIG; this is encoded by the coding sequence ATGAAATTTGCCACCAAAGCCATCCACGCTGGCGTGCACCCCGACCCCGCCACCGGGGCCATCATGACGCCCATCTACCAAACCTCGACCTACGTGCAGTCCTCGCCCGGCAAGAACATGGGCTTCGAATACTCGCGCACCCACAACCCCACCCGCACCCAGCTGCAAGACGCCCTGGCCGCCCTCGACGACGGCCGGCACGGCCTGGCCTTCGCCTCGGGCATGGCGGCCATTGATTGCGTAATGAAGCTGCTCAAGCCCGGCGACGAGCTGATTTCGACCGACGACCTGTACGGCGGCAGCTACCGGCTCTTCACCAAGGTGTACGAGCCGCTGGGCATCGTGTGCCACTTCGTGCCGATGCGCGACCTGGCCGCGGTGCGCGAAAAAATCAGCCCCCGCACCAAGCTCATTTGGGTGGAAACGCCCACCAACCCGCTACTCAACGTCATCGACATTGCCGGCGTGGCCGCCATTGCCAAGGAGGCCGGGGCCCTGCTGGCCGTGGACAACACCTTCAGCACGCCCTACTTGCAGCTGCCGCTGGCGCTGGGGGCCGACATCTCGGTGTACTCGCTCACCAAGTACATGGCCGGCCACTCCGACACCGTGATGGGGGCCCTGGTCTTTAACAGCGACGAGCTGCTCGAGCGCCTGAGCTTCTACCAGAACGCCTGCGGCGGCACGCCGGGGCCCCAGGATTGTTTCCTGGTGCTGCGCGGCCTCAAAACCCTGCACCTGCGCATGCAGCGCCACTGCGAAAACGGCCGCGCCGTGGCCGAGTACCTGCGCCAGCACCCCAAAGTGGAGCACGTGTACTGGCCCGGCTTCGAAACCCACCCCAACCACGCCGTGGCCGCCCGGCAGATGCGCGACTTTGGGGGCATGATTTCGTTCGTGCTCAAAGGTGATAAAAAGGAGGACGCCATTGCCGTGCTGGAGAAATTCAAGCTCTTCACCCTGGCCGAAAGCCTGGGCGGCGTGGAAAGCCTCAGCGGCCACCCCGCCACCATGACGCACGCCAGCATCCCGCCCGAGCAGCGCCGCAAGGCTGGCCTCTCGGATTCGCTCATCCGCCTGAGCGTGGGCATCGAGGATGCCGAGGACTTGATCGAGGACCTGGCCCAGGCCATCGGCTAG
- a CDS encoding DUF4468 domain-containing protein translates to MKSLLLFLSLALAALAAPAVRAQDAPALPIDPTTHLVAYSAVVEIPGATESELYRRARAWALRRYKGDAAVLQVQDAATGNIIVKGRTQALVNGHSCGPVGHVLSIHVLKEGQYQYDVTHFVNTHPTPTGDYGMGPFEREKPHLASAYTDAVTDALMQKTWNLLRVNTDDEIKTMLGYLQAAMTDKTQDAKL, encoded by the coding sequence ATGAAAAGCCTGCTACTCTTTTTATCCCTGGCGCTGGCCGCGCTGGCCGCGCCGGCCGTGCGCGCCCAAGATGCCCCCGCGCTGCCCATCGACCCCACCACGCACCTGGTGGCCTACTCCGCCGTGGTCGAAATCCCCGGGGCCACCGAAAGCGAGCTGTACCGCCGGGCCCGTGCCTGGGCCCTGCGCCGCTACAAGGGCGACGCGGCGGTGCTGCAAGTGCAGGACGCAGCCACCGGCAACATCATCGTTAAGGGCCGCACGCAGGCCCTGGTGAACGGCCACAGCTGCGGGCCCGTGGGCCACGTGCTCAGCATCCACGTCCTCAAGGAAGGGCAGTACCAGTACGACGTGACCCACTTTGTGAACACCCACCCTACCCCCACCGGCGATTACGGCATGGGCCCCTTCGAGCGGGAAAAGCCACACCTGGCCTCGGCCTACACCGACGCAGTAACGGATGCCCTCATGCAAAAAACCTGGAATCTGCTGCGCGTCAACACCGACGACGAAATCAAGACCATGCTCGGCTACTTGCAGGCCGCCATGACCGATAAAACCCAGGACGCCAAGCTGTAA
- a CDS encoding TVP38/TMEM64 family protein, whose translation MAFLRALFQKNFSTLLTMFLLVAVPLLGSTAVAALLLRNQHLLEGLRWGPALLYFALTAVTMAFALTPTTFVAIATGYYFGWAGLPGMVAAYAVAAAIGYELALRLDHGKLRQFLHLFPKAGGVVDQLQSQSWSLIVLTRLSPVLPFALMTFVLAMVGVPRRRFLAASVLGMLPRSLFFYWLGTEASDVLALLRDPDQGALSKLVLVGLVAASLFGLFFVFNRALKRSLQANAATDAKILP comes from the coding sequence ATGGCTTTTTTGCGCGCGCTTTTCCAGAAGAATTTCTCCACCCTGCTCACCATGTTCCTGCTGGTGGCCGTGCCACTGCTGGGCTCGACGGCGGTGGCGGCGCTGCTCCTCCGGAACCAGCACTTGCTGGAAGGGCTGCGCTGGGGCCCCGCGCTGCTGTACTTCGCCCTCACGGCCGTCACGATGGCCTTTGCCCTCACGCCCACCACGTTCGTGGCCATTGCCACGGGCTACTACTTTGGCTGGGCGGGGCTGCCGGGCATGGTGGCGGCCTACGCCGTGGCCGCCGCCATCGGCTACGAGCTGGCCCTGCGCCTCGACCACGGCAAGCTGCGCCAGTTCCTGCACCTGTTCCCCAAGGCCGGGGGCGTGGTCGACCAATTACAATCCCAGAGCTGGTCGCTCATCGTCCTCACGCGCCTCTCGCCGGTGCTGCCCTTTGCCCTCATGACGTTCGTGCTGGCGATGGTGGGCGTGCCGCGCCGCCGCTTCCTGGCCGCCTCGGTGCTGGGGATGCTGCCGCGCAGCTTGTTTTTTTACTGGCTCGGCACCGAGGCCTCCGACGTGCTGGCCCTGCTCCGCGACCCCGACCAGGGGGCCCTGAGCAAGCTTGTACTGGTGGGGTTGGTAGCAGCATCGCTATTTGGCCTGTTTTTCGTGTTCAACCGGGCCCTGAAGCGCAGCTTGCAGGCAAATGCGGCCACCGACGCAAAAATCTTGCCCTGA